Proteins from one Nilaparvata lugens isolate BPH chromosome 10, ASM1435652v1, whole genome shotgun sequence genomic window:
- the LOC111064410 gene encoding aminoacyl tRNA synthase complex-interacting multifunctional protein 2 — MNGPLPNKMYQIKPVFCLPDNLETSSNMYKMKSIHNTSFQASNPIKDENTVALEKTPNNEYDDIHKRQKIILQQLTDLQNQMSVFRERLSSEKVVPVKNSRSVPDIKPNTATMKPRFEEGGVIYDVVINANPKHPPYSLLAINKLWGDKLKVRVNSHVHSTIATFPKVNELFQVLHDNNNNGCSQSSLNITLVWKETSGPDLELITSPLHHTAIRGEVNLLRYLHRHLQSHDDTVAATRLDSLLDRCHGLRHASTAKEKKAGVKAANAALGKGQWLGGGEMGVADVALWSVVKCDGDLELTQSLQKWVDRCNNAIGIGA; from the exons ATGAATGGACCACTACCTAACAAAATGTATCAAATTAAACCGGTGTTTTGTCTACCAGACAATTTAGAAACATCATCTAATATGTACAAGATGAAGAGTATTCATAATACAAGTTTTCAAGCTTCTAACCCTATTAAGGATGAGAATACGGTTGCTCTTGAGAAG ACACCGAATAACGAATATGATGACATCCATAAAcgacaaaaaataattctacaacAATTAACTGATTTACAAAATCAGATGAGTGTATTTAGAGAGCGGTTAAGCAGTGAAAAAGTTGTACCTGTGAAAAATAGCAGAAGTGTTCCAGACATCAAACCAAATACGGCTACCATGAAACCACGATTTGAGGAG GGAGGAGTTATCTACGATGTGGTTATCAATGCTAATCCGAAGCATCCACCCTACTCACTTTTGGCCATTAACAAGTTATGGGGCGATAAGTTGAAAGTTCGAGTAAACAGCCACGTTCATTCAACAATTGCAACCTTTCCAAAAGTGAATGAACTGTTCCAAGTACTACATGATAACAACAACAATGGCTGTAGTCAATCTTCGCTCAATATAACTCTAGTATGGAAAGAAA CATCCGGCCCCGATCTGGAGCTAATCACGTCGCCGCTGCACCATACGGCGATCCGCGGCGAAGTGAACCTACTGCGCTACCTGCACCGCCACCTGCAGTCGCACGACGACACGGTGGCCGCCACGCGACTCGACTCGCTGCTCGACCGCTGTCACGGGCTGCGACACGCCTCCACTGCCAAAGAGAAGAAGGCGGGCGTCAAGGCGGCCAACGCCGCACTCGGAAAG gGGCAATGGTTGGGAGGCGGCGAGATGGGCGTGGCTGATGTAGCTCTCTGGTCTGTGGTCAAATGTGACGGAGACCTGGAGCTCACCCAGTCACTACAAAAGTGGGTGGATCGGTGCAACAATGCTATTG GTATTGGTGCTTGA